From Puniceicoccales bacterium:
GCCGGACAGGATCCGCGGCAGGTTGCAGCCCGACAACTAGTTGCAGATAAAATAGATGTGTTACATACTCTGGGTGGCGATGACACAAACACCGCTGCAGCGGATCTGGCAGAATTTTTGAAAAAAAACGGATACAATTTGGCCGTGATAGGCTTACCGAAAACCATCGACAACGATGTGTACCCGATCTCGCAAAGTTTGGGCGCATTAACGGCCGCCGAATATGGTGCGAAATTTTTTGCGAACCTTGTCTACGAGTGTACCGCAAGTCCAAGAATGCTAATAGTTCACGAAGTTATGGGCAGACACTGCGGCTGGTTGACAGCTAAAACAGCGCACCTGTACAGGCAATCTCTCAAAACCAAACAATTCATACCAGAGATCGGGCTACCCATTGAGAAGCTTGATATTCATGGAATTTATCTACCTGAGCTGCAACTAGATATAGAAAAAGAATCGGCCAGACTCTGCGAAATAATGGACAGGGTCGGTTGTGTAAATATATTTATGAGCGAAGGTGCCTGCCTCGATATCATCGTCGAAAAACTGGAAAAATCCGGCACGCCAGTGAAGCGGGATCCATTTGGCCATGTCAAACTCGACCAAGTCAATCCAGGCCAATGGCTTGCGTCCGAATTCTCTAGACTTATGAGAGCTGAAAAAACCTTGGTTCAAAAAAGCGGTTACTTTGCCAGGTCAGCACCGGCAAACGGCGCTGATTTGTCAATAATCGCTGATAGTGTTGATGTTGCGATACAGTGTGCCAGAGAACGCCGGTCCGGTGTCATAGGTTTCGATGAACAAAACAATAACAAGTTGCACTGCATAGAATTTTCGCGAATCAAGGGCGGAAAACCGTTTGACATTGCCACTAAGTGGTTCTCTACCATGCTCCAGGAAATCGGTCAGGGAGCATAAATTTTTCCAATCAAAAAATCTAATCACCTATTTTTCTTGTTTATACGCGAATAAATAATAGTATCATAGGCGTAGCTATGGGTGTGGAGGTACTAATTGCGGAAGGTGTGGATCATAATATCCTTTCTTTCAATGAGTTATATGCAAAACAAAGGGAATGGCAAATTTCCTGCGGAGAGAATAGATTTTCTTTTGGAACCTCCGCGCCAAGTGCTATAGCCGGCGAAGAATGCACTACAATTACCGTTTCCGTCGGCATAGATGACATAGGGCTATCGTTCTATAAGCTGCCGTCTATGCACATGTTATCGAACAGTTTTAGTAAAGAAATCGACCTAGATTCGCTCTCACCCGAAATCCAATTAATGGTCATCGAGGCCGCAGCGGGTGATATTTTAACCCGGGCAGAAACATTTTTCAGACACAACATCAGCATTTCGAAGGTTGCAAAATCCACTCGCTCCGGCGGCGGTCAGGACGAAATTTGCATGTACCTGAAGACCCAGGACGGCTCGTTCGCGACGAATTTTTACATTTCTGGAACGCCAGGAATAATGAATTTTATCCGCAAAAGCATAATAAAAACCACACCAAAAAGAATTCATAAATTCAACTCAATAGCGATCGAGTACTCTATCGAGCTCGGTCGGACGTACTTAACAAACGATGAATACCTAAGTATCGGCAAAAATGACATAATTTTTATCAAAAATAGCCACCTGGGCTCTGGCCAACCGGTCCCACTTCGAGGACTAGGAATCAGCGCAGTGATAACCGATGGTAAAGTGATAGCCAGCACGAAACCAATTCCGTAGAAACGACATACCATGGACAAAGAAAATCAAATAGAATATGATGACGATGATGTATCCTACGTGGATACCATCGATCCGGACGAAATCATCAAAGAAGCCTTCCCAGAAAATCCAATGGATAATCCTCAGGGTGAAACACAACTCCCACAAGGTGAGCTGGTTATAAAACTTGACGAGGAATCAACCGAAGCGCAAAAAGAGCAAAAAAACATGGCATTCGCCGAGGCAGCCACTCCAGATCTCAGTAATTTACTTAAAAAAAAAACGATAACCCTGCAAATGTTATGGAAAACCAAAATGATCCTAGTGAAATGACGAGCAGCGATGCGGCGAAAATCGGAATAGCCGAGAACTCTGCAGCGGAAAATCAAATCGATGCGACCAGTCAGGGCCAGACCAGGCCGGATGACAGCCCGGAATCCGCCCAGATCAGTGAGGCGACCATCGAATCCAAAGATGCTGGCTCAGAAGATGTTAACGAACAAATAACCGACGAACCAGCTGCCGATGCACCAGCCGACGGCGAACCACCTGCCGACGAACCGGCCGTCGGTGAACCGGCCCCAGCGGCCTCTTCCGTGGAAGAAATCGAACAAAGCATCGAGGAAATAAAAAGCCAAAACGACAGCACTTTGACCGCAGTCACGCCGGAAACCACCACCAAGCCTGAACACGTCAGCGCACCGGCCATAGACGAAACCAACAGACAAACCAAGCATGCCGATCCAGATGATGCAAAACTCGTTCCGCCGGAAGAACCAACGGAACAATATAGTAAAAAACCAAAGCATCAGGTAACACTGACCTTCGAAATATTTGATCAAAAAATACCACTCAGTGAACTGGAAACCATAGACAAAGGCTACGTTTTTTCCTGTGACAACCCGATTGAAAGCCCGGTGACCATATGCGCGAATGGTACGCCCATCGGCAGCGGCGAACTGGTGAATGTAGATGGTAAAACCGGCGTAAGAATCCTAGAGATTTTCGACAAATGAACAGCATCTCCTTCGATCCGACCACCATAGCCATCGTGCTCACCACACTGACCATGGCACCGTTCGTGCTCATGTTGGTATCCTCCTTCGTAAAAATAGTAGTGGTCCTAACCCTCATAAGAAATGCGCTTGGTGTACAACAAGTTCCTCCAAATATGGTACTTAACGGTATCGCCATAATGCTTACCATCTACATAATGTACCCCATCGTCCAGGAAACCTTCGAGATAACCAAAGGATTGGAATTCGATATGAACAATATAGCTACGCTAAAGGACCCTCTGGCAAAGGCTTGTGGGCCATTAAAGAAGTTTTTAAAAAAACATACCAAGTCCCAGGGCCGAGCATTTTTTATGAGCACAGCAAAGGAAATCTGGCCCCAGGAAATGCAAACCGGACTGGAAGAAGGTAACCTAATCGTTCTTATCCCGGCCTTCATCGTTTCAGAACTCACAGATGCCTTCCAGATCGGATTCCTACTCTACCTGCCATTCATTGCCATAGACATGATCGTCTCTAACATCTTGCTAGCCATGGGTATGATGATGGTCTCTCCGATGACAATCTCTCTGCCATTCAAACTTATGCTGTTCGTCCTGGTCGACGGCTGGACAAAAATGATCGAAGGTATTGTAAAAACCTACAGATAACCAGAAATAACCCAACTACGATCACTGGATAACTCCTTGAATATCAACCACATCGTTTACTGCCAAAACCCTGGTCA
This genomic window contains:
- a CDS encoding pyrophosphate--fructose-6-phosphate 1-phosphotransferase; translation: MIVGILTAGGIAPCLSAAVGNLIKKYTKASPETEIILYKDGYKGLLLGDKIVVTQALRKNAEALLTHGGSAIGNSRVKLTNLDDCVKRGYVSAGQDPRQVAARQLVADKIDVLHTLGGDDTNTAAADLAEFLKKNGYNLAVIGLPKTIDNDVYPISQSLGALTAAEYGAKFFANLVYECTASPRMLIVHEVMGRHCGWLTAKTAHLYRQSLKTKQFIPEIGLPIEKLDIHGIYLPELQLDIEKESARLCEIMDRVGCVNIFMSEGACLDIIVEKLEKSGTPVKRDPFGHVKLDQVNPGQWLASEFSRLMRAEKTLVQKSGYFARSAPANGADLSIIADSVDVAIQCARERRSGVIGFDEQNNNKLHCIEFSRIKGGKPFDIATKWFSTMLQEIGQGA
- a CDS encoding FliM/FliN family flagellar motor switch protein, whose translation is MENQNDPSEMTSSDAAKIGIAENSAAENQIDATSQGQTRPDDSPESAQISEATIESKDAGSEDVNEQITDEPAADAPADGEPPADEPAVGEPAPAASSVEEIEQSIEEIKSQNDSTLTAVTPETTTKPEHVSAPAIDETNRQTKHADPDDAKLVPPEEPTEQYSKKPKHQVTLTFEIFDQKIPLSELETIDKGYVFSCDNPIESPVTICANGTPIGSGELVNVDGKTGVRILEIFDK
- the sctR gene encoding type III secretion system export apparatus subunit SctR, translated to MNSISFDPTTIAIVLTTLTMAPFVLMLVSSFVKIVVVLTLIRNALGVQQVPPNMVLNGIAIMLTIYIMYPIVQETFEITKGLEFDMNNIATLKDPLAKACGPLKKFLKKHTKSQGRAFFMSTAKEIWPQEMQTGLEEGNLIVLIPAFIVSELTDAFQIGFLLYLPFIAIDMIVSNILLAMGMMMVSPMTISLPFKLMLFVLVDGWTKMIEGIVKTYR